The following nucleotide sequence is from Kineobactrum salinum.
GGTGCAGGCGCCGGCGGGTCTGTCGGCGCCACGGGCGCGTCCGCCACTGTGAATGGCGTCGGTTTTACTGGTTCATTCTGTTCCGGCATGCAGTGGGTCGGCCTTAGCGCTGCGGCAACGGGGTTCAGGGAGTTGATGAGGTGGCAGGCAAGTCCAGGTCGCCGACTTCGGCGGCATAGATGTCCGCCAGTAATTCCCGCCATTGCGCATACTGCTCCTCGACATTGCCGCTGAGCATCACCGTGCGGTCCTCGAGCTCTATCACTTGCGGCGTGATTTCCGCCTCCAGCGACATCCCCAGTTCCTCCAGGGCCTCGACATGAATCTGGGCCTCGTTGCGCTTTTCAAGGCCGCTTTTCAGCAGGTAGCCGCCGCCGATGACAGCGACGTTGCCGGCGGCGCGGCTTGATCTCTCGCTGCTGCCCATCGCGACGATCCCCGCCAGGATGGCGGCGCCCCCGGCCCACAGACGGCGCCGGCTCTCGGCCTGCAACTCCTGCAGGGCGATGGCTTCCTCATAGCTCAGCTTGCGCCACTCCTGGTAGGGATCCTGCATCTCGCCGCTGAAGTTGTTGTAGTGGTCCTGCAGGGTATCGACAAACAACTGGTCGCGCTCGCGAATACTGCGCACCCGCTCCAGCATCGGGTCATTGCTGGCCGGCAGGCGTTTCACCTGGTGCTGCCCCTTGCGATCCGTCTCCAGGTAGCCGGCAAAGGCGTCCGGTGCGAAACTGCGGGCGAATCGCAGTTCCGTTACCAGCCTCAGCTCCTCCAGATCGGCGGTTTTCAGTGCCTGCTGCTTGCGCAGCAGGTCATTGGCTATCGTGTGATAGATGGCCTGGAACGGATCGTAAGTGCTGCGGGTTGTGTTGTTGTAGGCATAGCGGCTGGCATGTGCGGAGTACTCTTTGTCGAGCCAGGTCACACCGCGGGAATCGCGGGCCAGAATCTCCAGCACCAGCTCCTCGCCATCGGACTTGTTGATCCTGCCCTGCACCAGCAGGTCGGTAATCTGCTGGTCGCCGGGAACGACCCGCACCGCGCCCCAGCCGCCGCTGTTCTGCATGGCCTCGGCCAGCAGCCGGGGCATGAAACGGGCTTCAGCCTTGCGCACCTCGGGGTAGATCTGCTCGCCCTCTTCGTAGTCCGCTACACCCGGATCGAACACGGCGATGCCCACGTCCAGCAGCAATTGTTCCGGGACCGGAGCCGGCGGCCGCTCAAGGGCGGTACCGCGGTGGTCGTCACCGTCTGGCTCACGCAGGCCGGCAACAGCAACAGCAGCGACAGCGCAGCCAGAGTATGCCGGACCGGGGTCATGGGGTGATGCCCTTGTACCTGCGGTACTCGTCCCACAGCTTCTCGCGTACCGCCGGGTCGGGTTCGCGCATAGCCGCCTCGCGCAGCTGGCGGGCCACCACGTCGTCATCATCGCCGCTGGGAATGTCGCCAGGAGGCGGGTACTTGGCGGGATTGGAGGGTGCAGGCCGACCGGGTCCGGTGGCACCGCCAATGCCGCCGCCTCCGCTGCTGCCTGCCGCGGAGGCTATCTCGCCGTAGGGGCTGCCGCCCGCTGTCCCTTCGCCCTCATCTGCCGGCTCTGACGGCGACCGGGTAGTGGCCCGGCTGCTGCGGCGCTGTTGCGTCTGCTCCTCCAGAATCATTGTGTCAAAGTCGCCGGTGCTGGATTCGAGGCGGGCGTCGAGTATGGCGACCTGCTCGGCAGTGGTCAGCGGTCCCTGGCCGCGAGTGCCTCCGCTGCCGGTGCCACTGCCGGTGGCCGTGCCTGGGCCGGAGGTCCCTGTGCCTGTACCTGGGGCAGTCCCTGTCCCCGTGCTGGTGTTGCCACCGTTTCCGGACGGGTCAGTGCCCCCGCTACCGGAGCGGCCCGCGCCGCCAGTTTCACCGATGCCGGCCATGGCGCCGTCGCTGGCCGGTGTGTCGCGCATATCCGGCAGCGCGCCGGTTCCACCCGCGGCCTCGCCGAAGCCGGGTTCGCTGCCTGTGCCGGTGCCGGTGCCGGTGCCCGCAGTGGCAGTACTGCCGCTGCCGCCCGGGTCAGAACCGGGCAGTCCACTGCCGGTACCGGATCCGGCGGTGCCGGGCAATGCGCTGCCTGTACCCGCTCCGCTGCTTCCGCTCCCCGGTATCGCACCGGTCCCCGCGCTGCCGCCGGGACTGCCCGCACCGGAACTGCCGCCGCCAGAGGAACCTGCCCCGGCTGAGGGCATCGATGCGCCGGCCTGGCCGGCACTGCCGCTGCCGCCGCTGCTCCCGGAAGTGCCGGCGCTGCCGGAGGGCGGCGGGCTGCTGGCTCCCGACGGTGTCGAGGGCGGCTGCGGCTGGGTGGGATTGCTGGAGCTGGGGCAGCCGGCCAGTAGCAGGCAGCAGCTGACAACGGCGACGCCGCGCCAGCTGGCCGGGAGCGTGTTGCTGTACTTGCTAGTCAGTACTTTCATAGGCCCAGGTCAATTTTTCCGTTGCTACCGGTTCGCCGGTATTGAAATCGAAGCGCGGACGAAACGGCGTCCTGCGCAATTTTCGCATCAGTCTGTTGGCAGTGCCATTGACCTCGCTGTTGTCATCCAGGCGGTTGAGGTCGGTCACCCTGCCGTCCGCGGTGACCCCGAACTCCAACAGTATATCCCCATCTTCAATACTGGGGCCCTGGGAAAGCTGTCCAGTGCCTTTATCGCGGGCAGGGCTACCGGTTCGGCGAACAGGTCTTCCACCAGTGCTTTGGCATTGTCCTGCCCCGCAAGTTCCCCGATCACCTGCTGATAGACCGCCATCGCCTGTTCGTGCTCCCCGTGCCACAACATCCAGTCTCCCAGCATGGTCAGGGCGCGGGCCGCAGGCAGGGGTCGTCCGCATTGGTCAGGCGCTCCAGGTCGTGGACAGCGCGGATCACTGCGACTCCCTTGTCGTAGTTGTCCCGGCGATAACCGCGGTGCGAGGACAGCTGATTGCGGTCGGCAAAGCCCTGTGTACCCTGGAAACCCGCTCCGTCCTGCCACTGGTAATCGGAAATCAGATACTGCGCATGCAACATGCCATGCAGCGGCGGCAGCAGTTTCCTGGAGCGCTCGCCCTGCCGTTGCAGAATATCGTTCAGGGCCCGGCGATTGAGCTCCCACATCTCCAGCAACCGCTCACCGGGCTCCTCGTCCAGCGCCAGCAGGTAGGCCTGGCGCTGCCAGTCTGCATGCGCGACCAGCGCCGCTGCCCGCTGGCCGGCATCCGATAGGCTGCGCATCTGTACCCGGTACAGGTAACGCTGCCTGGCATCGGCCAGTTGATAGTTCTGCAGCACCTGCAGGCTTTCTATTTCCGCCTGCAGCAATGGCAGCTGCTCGGGGCTGTAGAGGCCGCTGGTCACCCGCGCCAGATGGGTGCCGCGCTTGAATACGGTCAGCGCTTCTCGGTGTCGCCCCTGCTGCTGCAGCGATCGTCCCAGGCTGAGCAATTGTTCCGGCAGGGCAGCACCGTAGGCACCATGCTCTGTTTCCAGCGCGCTGATGGCCTGGCGCAGGCTGGTCTGCTTATCGTCCAGCGGCGACTGAACCTCATCGGCGGTGCTGGTGGCGGTCGTATTGGAGCCAGTGCTGCCCATCGCCGGGAACGCGAGGAGCCAGGCTGTCAGCAGCAGGCTGCGTACTGGGATTGCATTCATGGCACTGTCACTCACTGTCTCTGCAGCGGTTTCCGGATGCGTCTTCCGAGTATTATAGTGAAAGATTCAGATCCGGGTGGCCGGTGCCGGCGAGGAACCTGCTAGGTCAGTGCTCAAACCACCTGATCCTAAATTATCAGGTGGTTTGAGCACTAGTACCCCGCCACATGACCTCCCGGGCGCCGGGTATCGGTGGCGCCCAGAAAGTGTCCCTTTTCCAGCATGATGGACTGGGTGCGCCCCAGGGTGCGCTCGGCGATATCCACGGTGTGACCCATCTGCCGCAGCAGCTGCAGGGTGTCTGGACTGATGCCCTGTTCCACCAGCAGCCGGTCCGGCAGCCATTGGTGGTGTACCCGGGCGCTGGCCGCAGCGGTGGCGACATTCATGTCGAAGGCCATTGCGTTGAGCACGGTCTGCAGGACCGCGGTAATGATCAGGCTGCCCCCCGGGCTGCCGGTGGCCAGCCAGGGCTGGCCGTCGCGGAACACCATGGTCGGGCTCATGGACGACAGCGGGCGCTTGCCGCCCTCGACCCGGTTGGCTTCGTGCTCCACCAGGCCGAAGGGGTTGGCCTGGCCCGGGCTGGCGGCAAAGTCAGCCATCTCGTTGTTCAGCAGCATACCGGTACCCGGCACCGCGATATGGGAGCCGAAGCTGAAGTTGATGGTGTAGGTGTTGCTGACCACGTTGCCGAAGCGGTCCGCCACCGTGTAGTGGGTGGTGTCGGTGCTCTCGTCCACCAGCACCTGTCCCGGCGCGATATCCGCTGATGGCGTGGCCTCGGCCGGCTTGATCAGGGACCGCTGCCGCTGGGCATAGGACTTGCTGGTCAGTTCGGCAACCGGTACCGCGACAAAATCCGGATCGGCCAGGAAGCGGCTTCGGTCGGCGTAGGCCAGCTTCATGCTTTCCGCCAGGTGGTGCAGATACGCGGCGCTGTTGTGGCCCATGGCCTGCAGGTCGAAGCCCTCCAGAATGTTCAGTATCTGGATGATGTGAATCCCGCCGGAGGAGGGCGGCGGAGTGGAGACCACCTCGAAGTCCCGGTAGCTGCCGCGAACCGGGCTGCGCTCCAGTGCGCGGTAGCCCTTCAGGTCAGCCATCGTCATCAGGCCGTCGCCGGCCTCCATCTCGGCGACGATGCGACGGGCGACCTCGCCCTCGTAGAAGCCCCTGCTGCCGTGCTCGGCAATCTGGCGCAGGGTCCAGGCCAGCTCCGGCTGGCGCCAGTGGTCGCCGACCTGGTGGACGCCGCCCTCCGGTCTGAAGAACAGGCGCCGCGCCTCGGGATTCACCTGCAGGCGTTCCGCGCGGGAATTGAGCTCGTGGTTGAGCGCAAAGGACACCTCCAGACCCTGTTCGGCCAGGTCGATGGCCGGCGCCAGAACCTCGGCCAGGGGCAGGGTGCCATAGCGTTCCTGGGCCAGCACCAGGCCGGCAACGGTACCGGGCACACCGGCCGCCTGGTGGCTGAAGTAGGCGCGTTCGCGGTCGACTTCGCCGTCCTCATCCAGGAACAGGTCGCGGGTCGCGGCGGCGGGTGCGGTTTCGCGGTAGTCGATCAGGGTCTGGCGATCATCTGCCGCCAGGTGCACCAGCATGAAGCCGCCGCCGCCCAGGTTGCCGGCGCGGGGATAACTCACCGCGAGCGCAAAGCCGGTAGCGACCGCCGCATCGATGGCATTGCCGCCGCGCTGCAGCATGTCCAGGCCGATCTCGGTGGCCAGGCGTTCGGGACCCACCACCATGCCCTGTTTCGCCACCACCGGCAGGAAGCGGCTGCCAAAGTCGATAATGGGCGTCTGGGCCGCCGGTTGCGCCAGTGCGCCGGTTGCCGATAACTGGATGCAAAGCAGCAAAGTGGTACAGAGTCGCAACAATTTCACAGACCAATTCCCGTTGTGGATGAGGGCCAGACTTTAACTGTTTTGGCCCACCGCGCATACTGGCGCACAGCGCGGCAGATTTCCCCGGGAGGACGTGTGAGCGAATTGCTGACTATACTCGATACCCGCTGGCGCGATATTTTTCAGCGCCTGGCGGAGGGTGAGGATGTGCCGCCCGGCTTGCGGCTGCGCACCGAGGGCATGATGGAAGCGGCGCTGCTGCAGCAGTTGGCGACGCAGGCGGAATTGACGGCGCGCATGGACGGACACTTCGGGGCCCTGTTCGGCCACAGTATCGCGCAGCAGTTTGGCGCCGACTGGCAGCAGTTCTTTCCGTTTCCGCAGATCCCGGCGATGGCGCGCCGGGCGCCGGTCGTACCGACCACCCCGGATACCCTATAATGCTGTCTTTTCGGCCGCGGGAGCAGCAGTGAACTACGAGGACTTCAGGCGTGAGTACCTGGCGGGCGGACTCAGGCGGGGGATGCTCGATGACTGTCCGATCGCCCAGTTCGAGCTGTGGTTGCAGCAGGCGGTGGCGGGCGGCATTCCCGACCCGACCGCAATGGTGCTGGCGACAGTGGACGAACAGGGCTGTCCGTGGCAACGGATCGTGCTGCTCAAGGGCGTATCCGGCCGCGGTTTTGTCTTCTACACCAATTATCGCAGCGCTAAGGCGCAGGCGATCGCCCACAATCCGCAGGTTTCCCTGTTGTTTCCCTGGAACGCCCTGGAGCGCCAGGTGATCGTTGCCGGGCGCGCGGAGAAAATGTCCGCGCTGGAGTCGGCGCGCTATTTCCTGAGCCGGCCGCGGGAGAGCCAGCTCGCGGCCTGGGCTTCGCAGCAGAGCCGGCCAATTTCGGCGCGGGCGCTGCTGGAAGCGCAAATAGGGTCGCTGCGAGAGCAATTCGGCCGCGGCGAGATACCGGTGCCCGACTTCTGGGGCGGCTACCGGATCCTGCCTGAACAGGTGGAGTTCTGGCAGGGCGGCGCGCACCGGCTGCACGACCGGTTCCGCTATTTTCTGGAACCGGCAGGCGGCTGGCGGATCGAACGCCTGCAGCCCTGACAAGAACTGATTGCAACCCGAATGAGAGTAGACACAGATGATTGAACAGCAACAACTGGTGGGGACCTGGCAACTGGAGTCCTGGTCCATTGGTTACGAGGGGCGCGATGCGATCAGCAATCCCTTTGGCGAGGATCCGCGAGGTCTGCTGGTATACAGCGACGACGGCTGGATGAGCGCGTCGATCTGCCGCCGGGAGCGGGCCCTGTTGCCGGCAGACGAGAGCCCCCGCAAGTTGGCCGACGCGGTCGTTGCGGCCGCCTACAACAGCTACTTCCACTACGCGGGCCGCTATCGAGTGGTGGAGGGGCATGTGGTGCACTATGTCACCCAGAGTCTGAATCCCAACTTTCCCGGCACCGAGCAGCTGCGCCACGCGGAACTCGATGGCCAGACCCTGGTACTGAGCGGTAAGGACGAGGTGGGCGGAGTCACCCGCTACCATACGCTGGTCTGGCACCGCGCGCCCGCCACCGAGGCTGACCGGGACTGATCAGCGCGCCCTGCGCTGGCTGAAATAGCGGGGCTCGGTGGTCAGTCCCAGCAGTGCGCGGCGGATCAGGTCGAGGCCGGCCGCGGCGACCATGGTCTGGAACAGGCTGCGTTCCACCGGCCAGCAAAGGCAGCGGGTCTGCAGCGCGTGGGCCTCGCCCCAGGCCAGCCACACCGTGCCCACCGGCTTCCCGGGACTGCCGCCTTCGGGCCCGGCAATTCCGGAGACTGCGATGGCGTAGTCGGCCCCGGCGCGCTGCAGCGCGCCCAGTGCCATTTCCCGCACCACCTCCTCACTTACCGCGCCATGCCTGGCCAACGTCCCGGGCAACACCCCCAGGACGGAGGTTTTGATGTCATTGGCATAGGTGACGAAACCGGCATGGAAGGCTTCGGAGGACCCTGGCACCCGGGTCAGCATGCTGGCGATCAGGCCGCCGGTGCAGGATTCGGCGGTGGTCAGGGTCTTGCCCCGCTGCTGCAGCAGTTCCAGCACCCGCTGTGCCAACTGGGTATCGCCCTCGCCGATGACGTGGTCGCCGAACAGTTCCAGCAATTGCCGGTGGCACTGCTGCTGCAGCGGCAGGAAGTCGCTGTCGGCGATACTCAGTTTGATCTCCATTTGCGGCGCACCGGCGCGAAAGCCGAGCTCTACCTGCGGTGGCCACTGTGGCAGCGCATCGCTGATCAGTTGCTGGGCGCTGGATTCGCCCAGACCAAAGGTCTGCAGCCGCAGGATCCGGCGTCCGGCAGGGCGCGCCAGCGAGTGCCCGAGATCGGCGACGATGCCGTCCAGCATGGCGTCCAGTTCGCCCGGTACCCCGGGAGTACAAAGTACTCTGCAGCCGCCCAGGGCCAGCTCGAAGCCCACGGCACTACCGACCGGGTTGGCGATGACGCGCGCACCCTCCGGCAGTAGTGCCTGCTTGCGGTTGGCGGCGTTCAGCGGCAGGTTGCGTGTTGCGCACCATTGCTCCAGATGAGC
It contains:
- the ggt gene encoding gamma-glutamyltransferase: MKLLRLCTTLLLCIQLSATGALAQPAAQTPIIDFGSRFLPVVAKQGMVVGPERLATEIGLDMLQRGGNAIDAAVATGFALAVSYPRAGNLGGGGFMLVHLAADDRQTLIDYRETAPAAATRDLFLDEDGEVDRERAYFSHQAAGVPGTVAGLVLAQERYGTLPLAEVLAPAIDLAEQGLEVSFALNHELNSRAERLQVNPEARRLFFRPEGGVHQVGDHWRQPELAWTLRQIAEHGSRGFYEGEVARRIVAEMEAGDGLMTMADLKGYRALERSPVRGSYRDFEVVSTPPPSSGGIHIIQILNILEGFDLQAMGHNSAAYLHHLAESMKLAYADRSRFLADPDFVAVPVAELTSKSYAQRQRSLIKPAEATPSADIAPGQVLVDESTDTTHYTVADRFGNVVSNTYTINFSFGSHIAVPGTGMLLNNEMADFAASPGQANPFGLVEHEANRVEGGKRPLSSMSPTMVFRDGQPWLATGSPGGSLIITAVLQTVLNAMAFDMNVATAAASARVHHQWLPDRLLVEQGISPDTLQLLRQMGHTVDIAERTLGRTQSIMLEKGHFLGATDTRRPGGHVAGY
- a CDS encoding lipocalin-like domain-containing protein, producing MIEQQQLVGTWQLESWSIGYEGRDAISNPFGEDPRGLLVYSDDGWMSASICRRERALLPADESPRKLADAVVAAAYNSYFHYAGRYRVVEGHVVHYVTQSLNPNFPGTEQLRHAELDGQTLVLSGKDEVGGVTRYHTLVWHRAPATEADRD
- the pdxH gene encoding pyridoxamine 5'-phosphate oxidase yields the protein MNYEDFRREYLAGGLRRGMLDDCPIAQFELWLQQAVAGGIPDPTAMVLATVDEQGCPWQRIVLLKGVSGRGFVFYTNYRSAKAQAIAHNPQVSLLFPWNALERQVIVAGRAEKMSALESARYFLSRPRESQLAAWASQQSRPISARALLEAQIGSLREQFGRGEIPVPDFWGGYRILPEQVEFWQGGAHRLHDRFRYFLEPAGGWRIERLQP
- a CDS encoding CinA family nicotinamide mononucleotide deamidase-related protein; protein product: MAQRDPRVQLLLTGNEIMSGDTVDSNSALIARRLAEIAITVYRKVTVGDDNALLQAELAQMAANADIVIINGGLGPTVDDLTAQVLATVAGVPLSEHPQALAHLEQWCATRNLPLNAANRKQALLPEGARVIANPVGSAVGFELALGGCRVLCTPGVPGELDAMLDGIVADLGHSLARPAGRRILRLQTFGLGESSAQQLISDALPQWPPQVELGFRAGAPQMEIKLSIADSDFLPLQQQCHRQLLELFGDHVIGEGDTQLAQRVLELLQQRGKTLTTAESCTGGLIASMLTRVPGSSEAFHAGFVTYANDIKTSVLGVLPGTLARHGAVSEEVVREMALGALQRAGADYAIAVSGIAGPEGGSPGKPVGTVWLAWGEAHALQTRCLCWPVERSLFQTMVAAAGLDLIRRALLGLTTEPRYFSQRRAR